A stretch of the Pseudomonas helvetica genome encodes the following:
- a CDS encoding transglycosylase SLT domain-containing protein has translation MSSSIRKSINSDALTRLAQAIAVAVSATLAGCQSTSQVPQTDVAHTLSTRTKQKPIWINEKPSPQAAQDVWERMRQGFQLQDGLGVNPRIEQQRLWFASNPSFLQGASERGSLYIHYIVERLEERNMPLELALLPVIESAYNPMAYSRADAVGLWQFIPSTGRYFNLRQTRFYDGRRDITASTIAAMDYLTRLHDMFNGDWLLALAAYNAGEGTVSRAIERNEKLGLPTDYWNLPLPAETQAYVPKLLALSQVVLSPEAYGVNLNPIANQPYFEVVEINQRMDLSKVAAVANIDEDELFQLNPAFKQRTTIDGPQHLLVPTSKAQLLTASLSTMKPEELISQRPLKPVFEGADDRELATLKRSYRVKRGDNLTQIAKANKVEVKDLQHWNKLNGKDLKVGQTLVMRDTSKSKRSGGRISTVVAANSKKQTQYKVKQGDSLYIVAKRFNVEMQHLKRWNPRVGQALKPGQVLTVSSPR, from the coding sequence ATGTCGTCATCTATTCGTAAATCCATCAATTCAGACGCATTGACCCGCTTGGCTCAAGCCATCGCGGTGGCTGTGTCCGCCACCCTGGCGGGCTGCCAAAGCACCAGTCAGGTGCCACAAACCGACGTGGCACATACGCTTTCTACCCGGACCAAACAAAAACCTATCTGGATCAACGAGAAGCCAAGCCCCCAAGCCGCGCAGGACGTCTGGGAGCGCATGCGCCAGGGCTTCCAGTTGCAGGACGGGCTGGGCGTCAACCCGCGCATCGAGCAACAGCGCCTGTGGTTCGCCAGCAATCCATCGTTTCTGCAAGGCGCCAGCGAACGTGGCAGCCTGTACATCCACTACATCGTCGAACGCCTTGAAGAACGCAACATGCCGCTGGAACTGGCGCTGTTACCGGTGATTGAAAGCGCCTACAACCCGATGGCCTATTCGCGCGCCGATGCGGTCGGCCTGTGGCAGTTCATCCCGTCCACCGGGCGTTACTTCAACCTGCGTCAAACCCGCTTCTATGACGGTCGCCGCGACATTACCGCGTCGACCATCGCGGCGATGGACTACCTGACCCGCCTGCACGACATGTTCAACGGTGACTGGCTGCTGGCCCTGGCGGCCTACAACGCCGGTGAAGGCACGGTCAGCCGGGCCATCGAGCGCAACGAAAAGCTCGGCCTGCCAACCGACTACTGGAACCTGCCACTGCCGGCGGAAACCCAGGCCTATGTGCCCAAGCTACTGGCCTTGTCACAAGTCGTGCTGTCGCCAGAAGCCTATGGCGTGAACCTCAACCCGATCGCCAACCAGCCCTATTTTGAAGTCGTCGAAATCAACCAGCGCATGGACCTGTCCAAGGTTGCCGCGGTGGCCAATATCGACGAAGACGAACTGTTCCAGCTCAACCCGGCCTTCAAGCAACGCACCACCATCGACGGTCCCCAGCACCTGCTGGTGCCGACGTCCAAGGCGCAGTTGCTGACCGCCAGCCTGTCGACCATGAAACCCGAAGAGCTGATCAGCCAGCGTCCGCTCAAACCGGTTTTCGAAGGTGCAGACGACCGCGAGCTGGCAACGCTCAAGCGCAGCTACCGGGTCAAACGCGGCGACAACCTGACGCAGATCGCCAAGGCCAACAAAGTCGAGGTCAAGGACCTGCAACACTGGAACAAGCTGAACGGCAAGGACCTCAAGGTTGGCCAGACCCTGGTGATGCGAGACACCAGCAAGAGCAAGCGCAGCGGTGGACGCATCAGCACGGTGGTTGCAGCCAACAGCAAGAAGCAGACCCAATACAAGGTCAAGCAAGGCGACTCGCTGTACATCGTCGCCAAGCGCTTCAACGTCGAGATGCAACACCTCAAGCGCTGGAATCCACGTGTTGGCCAGGCCCTCAAGCCTGGACAGGTGCTGACGGTTTCTTCCCCGCGTTAA
- the gloB gene encoding hydroxyacylglutathione hydrolase has translation MIQISALPAFTDNYIWLLQDHRSQRCAVVDPGDAAPVQAWLAMHPGWQLSDILVTHHHHDHVGGVEQLKKATGATVYGPASENIPGRDIALNDNDRVNVLGREFDVYAVPGHTLGHIAYYHQGLLFCGDTLFAAGCGRLFEGTPAQMHHSLSRLAALPEDTLVYCTHEYTLSNLRFAAAVEPNNPDIAERLEKVSQLRESGGMSLPSTLALEKLTNPFLRTGETSVKEKVDERNGQDNRAPSEVFAALRAWKDTF, from the coding sequence ATGATACAGATCAGTGCCCTTCCCGCCTTCACCGACAACTACATCTGGTTGTTACAGGATCACCGCAGCCAGCGCTGCGCCGTGGTCGATCCGGGTGATGCCGCCCCCGTGCAGGCCTGGTTGGCCATGCATCCGGGATGGCAGCTCAGCGACATCCTGGTCACCCATCACCACCATGATCACGTCGGTGGCGTCGAGCAACTCAAAAAAGCGACGGGCGCCACGGTCTACGGCCCGGCCAGCGAAAATATCCCCGGACGCGACATCGCCCTGAACGATAATGATCGCGTCAACGTACTCGGCCGGGAGTTCGACGTGTATGCGGTGCCAGGCCACACACTGGGTCATATCGCTTACTACCATCAGGGGCTGCTGTTCTGTGGCGACACCCTGTTCGCCGCCGGTTGCGGACGCCTGTTCGAAGGTACGCCGGCACAAATGCACCACTCCCTCAGCCGCCTGGCCGCGTTGCCCGAAGACACGCTGGTGTACTGCACCCACGAGTACACCCTGAGCAATCTGCGCTTCGCCGCGGCTGTCGAGCCGAACAACCCGGACATTGCCGAGCGTCTCGAGAAAGTCTCCCAATTACGCGAGTCGGGTGGCATGTCGCTACCGTCGACCCTGGCGCTGGAGAAGCTCACCAACCCTTTTCTACGTACTGGCGAAACATCTGTTAAAGAAAAAGTAGACGAACGGAATGGCCAGGATAACCGGGCTCCGAGTGAGGTTTTTGCGGCTCTTCGGGCTTGGAAAGATACGTTCTAG